A region of Porites lutea chromosome 13, jaPorLute2.1, whole genome shotgun sequence DNA encodes the following proteins:
- the LOC140922257 gene encoding centromere protein K-like: MDSSDHLNVDVVRRSLLFNVSTSLEDQDVTGERQETAHLSEGHISAELQLQNECETLWQELNNTHARLEARTRAGSSKVDEGGLDGSKVLEKVLKVKEKKLQTELVALENQGLQVTSANPEYTGTCLRSELLTSITQLEETLEVIRKQRKEVEDELKREEEILNQHKEIGRSLQMKIESLEQEKENAPSGISQMKELEKQKKAADVYLTQIMRKLGSFLSTNFPLPSPDDVKRNKNQGKGVLVDPNISYISLQQLTEDLMNMLYARPHDPYIRIKDFHWPPYIELLLRCGITLRHPQDCNRIRLVAFNR; encoded by the exons ATGGATTCATCGGATCATCTG AACGTTGATGTTGTGCGGCGCTCCTTGCTGTTTAATGTCAGCACTTCACTGGAAGACCAAGATGTCACTGGCGAGAGACAAGAAACTGCCCATTTATCTGAGGGACACATCTCCGCTGAACTGCAACTACAGAATGAATGTGAAACCCTTTGGCAGGAGTTGAACAAT ACTCATGCCCGGCTAGAAGCAAGAACTAGGGCAGGCTCATCTAAAGTGGATGAAGGCGGCTTGGATGGTTCGAAG GTACTTGAAAAAGTGCTTaaggtaaaagaaaagaaacttcaGACGGAACTCGTAGCTTTGGAAAATCAGGGCCTTCAAG TTACGTCAGCAAATCCAGAGTACACTGGAACATGTCTAAGGAGTGAG TTGCTTACAAGTATAACACAGTTGGAAGAGACATTAGAAGTGATTAGAAAGCAACGCAAAGAAGTAGAGGATGAACTTAAGAG AGAGGAAGAGATTCTTAATCAGCATAAGGAGATTGGTCGCTCTCTTCAAATGAAAATTGAGAGCCTggagcaagaaaaagaaaatgctccTAGTGGAATAAG tcagatgaaagaacttgaaaaacaaaagaaagctgcAGATGTGTATCTTACTCAGATCATGAGAAAACTG GGATCATTTTTGTCCACAAACTTTCCTCTGCCATCACCTGATGATGTGAAAAGAAACAAG AATCAAGGGAAGGGAGTTCTTGTAGATCCAAACATCAGCTATATCTCACTTCAACAGCTAACAGAG GACCTGATGAACATGTTGTACGCCAGGCCTCACGATCCTTACATACGAATAAAGGATTTTCACTGGCCTCCGTACATTGAACTGTTACTAAGGTGTGGCATAACTCTGCGGCACCCTCAAGACTGCAATCGTATTAGACTTGTGGCGTTCAACCGATAG